In a single window of the Amycolatopsis sp. cg5 genome:
- a CDS encoding glutamate-cysteine ligase family protein produces MTAVREFPEKSGSAVNRTARVLADRAAGEAYVASVCFKHGPPRLLGVELEYTVHYTDDPRRPLSPDDLAAALGPHTPRTLRPESPALPLPGGSPMSLEPGLQVEISAKPQPSLSALAEVVSQDLARLSELLARHGLRLGESGIDAHRRPVRTLRTERYAAMERRFAPIGEGGITMMAGTAGLQICVDAGEEAQLAKRWAAVHALGPPLLALFANSRVHAGRDTGCASARWLAVMRTEPVRTQTTGSTSDPPSAWASRLLDTPLMVLPREGAPWDAPDGLSFADWIDGRGAGAVLPRPTEADLAYHLSTMFTPVRPQGYLEVRYLDAQPGADWLPPVALFTALLADESTVDMVLDLCAPVLDQWESAARLGLADAGIAAVARKVADLGCASLHRTDLPQRTIAEIADAVQKRAGAEETSRNDRSRREPAP; encoded by the coding sequence ATGACGGCGGTACGTGAATTCCCGGAGAAATCCGGGAGTGCGGTGAACCGCACGGCCAGGGTGCTCGCGGACAGAGCCGCTGGTGAGGCATATGTCGCTTCGGTCTGTTTCAAGCACGGGCCACCCCGGCTGCTCGGCGTCGAACTCGAGTACACGGTGCACTACACGGACGACCCACGAAGACCGCTGAGCCCGGACGACCTGGCCGCCGCGCTCGGTCCGCACACCCCCAGGACGCTCCGCCCCGAAAGTCCCGCACTTCCCCTGCCGGGTGGCTCGCCGATGAGCCTCGAACCCGGTCTGCAGGTAGAGATCTCCGCCAAGCCCCAGCCTTCGCTGAGCGCGCTGGCCGAGGTGGTCTCGCAAGACCTGGCCCGACTATCCGAACTTCTCGCCCGCCATGGCCTGCGCTTGGGCGAATCCGGCATCGACGCCCATCGGCGGCCTGTCCGGACCCTGCGCACCGAGCGGTACGCGGCCATGGAGCGCCGCTTCGCCCCGATCGGCGAAGGCGGCATCACCATGATGGCGGGCACCGCCGGCCTGCAGATCTGCGTCGACGCGGGCGAAGAAGCCCAGCTGGCCAAGCGCTGGGCCGCCGTGCACGCGCTCGGGCCACCGCTGCTCGCGCTCTTCGCGAACTCGCGCGTGCACGCGGGCCGCGACACCGGCTGCGCCTCGGCGCGCTGGCTCGCGGTGATGCGCACCGAGCCGGTGCGCACCCAGACCACGGGGTCCACATCGGACCCGCCGTCGGCATGGGCGAGCAGGCTGCTCGACACGCCGCTCATGGTGCTGCCGCGCGAAGGCGCGCCATGGGACGCGCCGGACGGCCTGAGCTTCGCCGACTGGATCGACGGCCGAGGTGCCGGCGCCGTGCTGCCCAGACCGACCGAGGCCGATTTGGCGTACCACCTCAGCACGATGTTCACCCCGGTCCGGCCACAGGGCTACCTCGAGGTCCGTTATCTCGACGCGCAACCCGGCGCGGACTGGCTGCCGCCGGTCGCGCTGTTCACCGCGCTGCTGGCCGACGAGTCCACAGTGGACATGGTGCTCGACCTGTGCGCACCGGTGCTGGACCAGTGGGAAAGCGCCGCGAGGCTCGGCCTCGCGGACGCCGGAATCGCCGCGGTGGCGAGGAAGGTGGCCGATCTCGGCTGCGCCTCGCTGCACCGCACCGATCTTCCACAACGGACGATCGCCGAGATCGCCGACGCCGTGCAGAAACGTGCCGGCGCTGAGGAGACTTCCCGAAATGACCGCAGTAGAAGAGAACCCGCTCCGTGA
- the egtB gene encoding ergothioneine biosynthesis protein EgtB, translating to MTAVEENPLRELSPQDLRAHAAEALTRARARSLVLTDVDDETLTRQHSKLMSPLVWDLAHIGSQEELWLVRDVGGREPVRGDLDEIYDAFLHARADRPSLPMLGPEDARGYVREVRAKSLEILEKVPLSGRRLLEDAFAFGMITQHEQQHDETMLATHQLRQGDPVLHAPNPPSGSGRLPAEVLIPGGPFLMGTSAEPWALDNERPAHETVVEAFFIDTTPVTNGAYTAFLDSGGYDDPKWWSEPGWIYRNEHDITAPRFWKREIDGWWRTRFGVYERVPAAEPVVHVSFYEAEAYAKWAGRRLPTEPEWEKAARFDPGSGRSRRFPWGDDEPREEHANLGQRHLRPAEAGAYPAGASPLGVHQLIGDVWEWTSSDFHGYPGFAAFPYREYSEVFFGPEYKVLRGGSFGTDAAAIRGTFRNWDYPIRRQIFSGFRCARDAGPGEIG from the coding sequence ATGACCGCAGTAGAAGAGAACCCGCTCCGTGAACTATCCCCGCAGGACCTGCGCGCGCACGCCGCCGAGGCGCTCACCCGCGCCAGGGCCCGCAGCCTGGTGCTGACCGACGTCGACGACGAGACCCTGACCCGGCAGCACTCGAAACTGATGTCCCCGCTCGTGTGGGACCTCGCGCACATCGGCAGCCAGGAGGAACTCTGGCTGGTCCGCGACGTCGGCGGCCGTGAGCCCGTGCGCGGCGACCTCGACGAGATCTACGACGCGTTCCTGCACGCCCGCGCGGACAGGCCGTCGCTGCCGATGCTCGGTCCGGAGGACGCGCGCGGCTATGTCCGCGAAGTGCGCGCGAAGTCGTTGGAAATACTGGAAAAAGTGCCGCTGAGCGGACGCAGGCTGCTCGAGGACGCGTTCGCGTTCGGCATGATCACCCAGCACGAGCAGCAGCACGACGAGACCATGCTCGCCACTCATCAGCTACGCCAGGGCGACCCGGTGCTCCACGCCCCGAACCCGCCTTCGGGTTCGGGGAGGCTGCCTGCGGAGGTGCTGATCCCCGGTGGCCCGTTCCTGATGGGCACGTCGGCGGAACCGTGGGCGCTCGACAACGAACGTCCCGCGCACGAAACCGTGGTCGAGGCGTTCTTCATCGACACCACCCCGGTCACCAACGGCGCCTACACCGCGTTCCTCGACTCGGGTGGCTACGACGACCCGAAGTGGTGGAGCGAGCCGGGCTGGATCTACCGCAACGAGCACGACATCACCGCGCCCCGCTTCTGGAAGCGGGAAATCGACGGCTGGTGGCGCACGAGATTCGGCGTCTACGAACGGGTGCCCGCCGCCGAGCCGGTCGTGCACGTGTCGTTCTACGAGGCCGAGGCGTACGCGAAGTGGGCAGGCAGGCGCCTGCCGACCGAGCCCGAGTGGGAGAAGGCGGCCAGGTTCGACCCGGGGAGCGGCCGGTCACGCCGGTTCCCGTGGGGTGACGACGAGCCCCGCGAGGAGCACGCCAACCTCGGCCAGCGGCACCTGCGGCCCGCCGAGGCCGGCGCGTACCCCGCCGGGGCGTCGCCGCTGGGCGTGCATCAGCTGATCGGCGACGTGTGGGAGTGGACCAGCAGCGACTTCCACGGTTACCCGGGCTTCGCGGCGTTCCCGTACCGGGAGTACTCGGAAGTGTTCTTCGGGCCGGAATACAAGGTGCTGCGCGGTGGTTCCTTCGGTACGGACGCGGCGGCGATCCGGGGCACCTTCCGCAACTGGGATTACCCGATCCGGCGGCAGATCTTCTCCGGCTTCCGCTGCGCCAGGGACGCCGGACCAGGGGAGATCGGCTAG
- the egtC gene encoding ergothioneine biosynthesis protein EgtC, with the protein MCRHLGYLGPPCAPGETIFAAPHSLLRQSYAPADMRGGGTVNADGFGFGWYGESGETLRYRRVSPLWADESLPALAQSLRTNAFVAAVRNGTTGMPVTEAACSPFTDGRWLFSHNGLVTGWPGSMAPLAEKLPVTELFTVEAPTDSALLWTLLRERLRDGEDPLEAVTGLVLAVEAAAPGSRLNFLLTDGEQLIATAWTHSLSLLRQGDAVYVASEPFDGNPDWTPVPERHAVRADRATATMIQIGQEPDRSARP; encoded by the coding sequence ATGTGCAGGCATTTGGGGTACCTCGGGCCGCCGTGCGCGCCGGGCGAAACGATCTTCGCGGCGCCGCACTCGCTGCTGCGCCAGTCGTACGCGCCCGCGGACATGCGCGGCGGCGGCACGGTCAACGCCGACGGGTTCGGGTTCGGCTGGTACGGCGAATCCGGTGAGACGCTGCGCTACCGGCGCGTCAGTCCACTGTGGGCGGACGAGTCGCTGCCCGCGCTCGCGCAATCCTTACGCACCAACGCTTTTGTCGCCGCCGTGCGCAACGGCACCACCGGCATGCCGGTGACGGAGGCCGCGTGCAGCCCGTTCACCGACGGCAGGTGGCTGTTCAGCCACAATGGACTCGTCACCGGCTGGCCTGGCTCGATGGCCCCGCTGGCGGAGAAACTGCCGGTCACGGAACTGTTCACGGTCGAAGCGCCGACCGACTCGGCGCTGCTGTGGACGTTGCTGCGCGAACGCCTGCGTGACGGCGAAGACCCGCTGGAAGCGGTCACCGGCCTGGTGCTCGCCGTCGAGGCGGCGGCGCCGGGGTCCCGGCTCAACTTCCTGCTCACCGACGGCGAGCAGCTCATCGCGACCGCTTGGACGCATTCGCTGTCCCTGCTGCGCCAGGGTGACGCCGTGTACGTCGCCTCCGAGCCGTTCGACGGGAACCCCGACTGGACCCCGGTGCCCGAGAGACACGCCGTGCGCGCCGACCGTGCGACGGCGACGATGATCCAGATCGGCCAAGAACCAGATCGGAGTGCTCGACCCTGA
- the egtD gene encoding L-histidine N(alpha)-methyltransferase: MTEADLEVHHSAESAAGALRADVREGLAATQKWLPAKWFYDARGSELFEAITALPEYYPTRAEREILRREAGEIARLTAAHTLVELGSGSSEKTRLLLDALTEHGTLENFVPLDVSASALAEATTAIAADYPKLDVRGVVGDFTQHLDLLPGERPRVVAFLGGTIGNFLPAERAKFLSSVREVLAPGEWLLLGTDLVKDPATLERAYDDAAGVTADFNRNVLRVINARLGADFDPDAFAHESFWDTEAEWIEMRLRAREAVTVRIPGADLEVPFAAGEYIRTEISAKFRRDGVEAELSAAGFELAHWWTDADHRFALTLARSTG, encoded by the coding sequence ATGACCGAAGCCGACCTCGAAGTGCACCACAGTGCCGAGTCCGCGGCGGGCGCGTTGCGCGCCGACGTCCGCGAAGGATTGGCGGCCACCCAGAAGTGGTTGCCCGCCAAGTGGTTCTACGACGCGCGCGGCAGCGAGCTGTTCGAAGCGATCACCGCGCTGCCCGAGTACTACCCGACCAGAGCCGAACGGGAGATCCTGCGCCGCGAGGCGGGTGAGATCGCCCGGCTGACCGCCGCGCACACGCTGGTCGAGCTCGGCTCCGGCTCCAGCGAGAAGACGCGCCTGCTGCTCGACGCGCTGACCGAGCACGGCACGCTCGAAAACTTCGTCCCGCTCGACGTCTCGGCGTCCGCGCTCGCCGAAGCCACCACCGCCATTGCGGCCGACTACCCGAAGCTGGACGTGCGCGGTGTCGTCGGCGACTTCACCCAGCATCTCGACCTGCTGCCCGGCGAGCGGCCGCGGGTGGTCGCCTTCCTCGGCGGCACGATCGGCAACTTCCTCCCCGCCGAGCGCGCGAAGTTCCTCAGCTCCGTGCGCGAGGTGCTGGCGCCGGGGGAGTGGCTGCTGCTCGGCACCGACCTCGTCAAGGACCCGGCGACACTCGAACGGGCCTACGACGACGCCGCCGGCGTCACCGCCGACTTCAACCGCAACGTCCTGCGCGTGATCAACGCCCGGCTCGGCGCCGACTTCGACCCGGACGCCTTCGCCCACGAGTCGTTCTGGGACACCGAGGCCGAGTGGATCGAAATGCGCCTGCGCGCCCGCGAAGCCGTCACGGTGCGCATCCCGGGCGCCGACCTCGAGGTCCCCTTCGCGGCGGGCGAGTACATCCGCACGGAGATCTCGGCGAAGTTCCGCCGCGACGGCGTCGAGGCCGAGCTGTCCGCGGCAGGCTTCGAACTCGCCCACTGGTGGACCGACGCCGACCACCGCTTCGCCCTCACCCTCGCCCGCTCGACCGGCTGA
- a CDS encoding nitroreductase family deazaflavin-dependent oxidoreductase has translation MRNPLVAMARALGTRPWLMSLAPGIIWADQRLHRASSGRFSLVAMAGLPSLRLTTTGRKSGVARSNNLLYFPDGDGFVLTGSNWGKPSDPAWTFNLRAKPEATIAIKGRETAVVAHELTGEAYDVMWRRLLEFWPGYAMERTAAGRRLPIFRLARSI, from the coding sequence GTGCGTAATCCTCTTGTGGCAATGGCGCGGGCGCTGGGGACCAGGCCGTGGCTGATGAGCCTGGCTCCGGGGATCATCTGGGCCGATCAGAGGCTGCACCGGGCCTCGTCCGGCCGGTTCAGCCTGGTCGCGATGGCCGGGCTGCCGTCGCTGCGGCTCACCACGACCGGCCGCAAGTCCGGTGTGGCCAGGAGCAACAACCTGCTGTACTTCCCCGACGGGGACGGCTTCGTGCTCACCGGCTCGAACTGGGGAAAGCCGAGCGACCCGGCGTGGACGTTCAACCTGCGTGCCAAGCCGGAGGCGACGATCGCGATCAAGGGCCGCGAGACCGCGGTGGTCGCCCACGAGCTGACCGGCGAGGCCTACGACGTGATGTGGCGGCGGCTGCTCGAGTTCTGGCCGGGTTACGCCATGGAGCGTACGGCCGCGGGCCGACGGTTACCGATTTTCCGGTTGGCCAGGTCCATTTGA
- a CDS encoding alpha/beta hydrolase yields MRVFALVGALVAGTVLAGATTAAAAEDGGKVFPAPVGATPPVKWGIPCPAGTLSGVPADKLKEYSCGSYRMPIDHDNKYLGTIDIGLLKHSANTPDKKIGSLFLNPGGPGGAGRRMAISGTRFLQPSVVDKFDLIGFDPRGVGISNPLKCFTTQEDADEVFGAQIAVPISRAEISGTLAAYRDYGQFCKNNAGALLNHMSTKDVVRDLDVLRAAVGDQKLTYVGFSYGTLIGSTYAAMFPKQSRAIVIDGNVDPQLRTSDGVQYDRERATGFEIALDGFLKRCQQVGTNCAFSSGQPRAKFDELRTYLRSKPLTAPDGKPYTINNFTGDISGALYDPGAFSGLAADLQYYYNAAFPPAGAQTQSLAGANLKVLNGSGSGRQDGRGDSPYTGDDSYFGVNCLDKQFKGVKQDSVPAIAAKWEQESPTFGRYQAFSDTAGCPVWPAKKPDVYRGPWRAETDTPVLVIGNYYDPATQYKFAQRMTKQLGNARLLTVDAFGHCILGDALGVDKATAEYLVDLKVPAAGQVFQPNVQPFGTAAAAASADKR; encoded by the coding sequence GTGCGGGTATTCGCGCTGGTGGGGGCGCTCGTAGCCGGGACGGTGCTGGCGGGAGCGACGACGGCCGCGGCCGCCGAGGACGGCGGGAAGGTCTTTCCCGCGCCGGTCGGCGCCACGCCGCCGGTGAAGTGGGGTATTCCCTGCCCGGCGGGCACGCTGAGCGGAGTGCCTGCCGACAAGCTGAAGGAATACAGCTGCGGCAGCTACCGGATGCCGATCGACCATGACAACAAGTACCTGGGCACCATCGACATCGGGCTGCTCAAGCACTCGGCGAACACCCCTGACAAGAAGATCGGGTCGCTGTTCCTCAACCCCGGCGGCCCCGGTGGCGCCGGCCGCCGCATGGCCATCTCCGGCACCCGGTTCCTGCAGCCGTCGGTCGTCGACAAGTTCGACCTGATCGGCTTCGACCCGCGTGGCGTCGGCATCAGCAACCCGCTGAAGTGCTTCACCACGCAGGAGGACGCCGACGAGGTGTTCGGCGCCCAGATCGCCGTGCCGATCTCGCGCGCGGAGATCTCCGGCACGCTCGCCGCGTACCGCGACTACGGCCAGTTCTGCAAGAACAACGCGGGCGCGCTGCTCAACCACATGTCCACCAAGGACGTGGTGCGTGACCTCGACGTGCTGCGTGCCGCGGTCGGCGACCAGAAGCTGACCTACGTCGGCTTCTCGTACGGCACCCTGATCGGGTCGACCTACGCCGCGATGTTCCCGAAGCAGTCCCGCGCGATCGTGATCGACGGCAACGTCGACCCGCAGCTGCGCACCTCGGACGGCGTCCAGTACGACCGCGAGCGGGCCACCGGCTTCGAGATCGCGCTCGACGGGTTCCTCAAGCGCTGCCAGCAGGTCGGCACGAACTGCGCGTTCAGCTCCGGCCAGCCGCGCGCGAAGTTCGACGAGCTGCGCACCTACCTGCGCTCGAAGCCGCTCACCGCGCCCGACGGCAAGCCGTACACCATCAACAACTTCACCGGTGACATCTCGGGCGCGCTGTACGACCCGGGCGCGTTCAGCGGTCTCGCTGCCGACCTGCAGTACTACTACAACGCGGCCTTCCCGCCCGCCGGTGCGCAGACGCAGTCGCTGGCAGGCGCGAACCTGAAGGTGCTGAACGGCAGCGGCAGCGGCCGTCAGGACGGGCGCGGCGACTCGCCGTACACCGGTGACGACTCGTACTTCGGCGTGAACTGCCTCGACAAGCAGTTCAAGGGTGTCAAGCAGGACAGCGTCCCGGCGATCGCCGCGAAGTGGGAGCAGGAATCGCCCACCTTCGGTCGCTACCAGGCGTTCTCCGACACCGCCGGCTGCCCGGTGTGGCCCGCCAAGAAGCCCGACGTCTACCGCGGCCCGTGGCGCGCCGAGACCGACACCCCGGTGCTGGTCATCGGCAACTACTACGACCCGGCGACGCAGTACAAGTTCGCGCAGCGGATGACCAAGCAGCTCGGCAACGCCAGGCTGCTGACCGTCGACGCGTTCGGTCACTGCATCCTCGGTGACGCGCTGGGCGTGGACAAGGCCACGGCCGAGTACCTGGTCGACCTCAAGGTGCCCGCCGCAGGCCAGGTCTTCCAGCCCAACGTCCAGCCGTTCGGCACGGCCGCCGCGGCGGCCTCGGCTGACAAGCGCTAA
- a CDS encoding IS256 family transposase: protein MAETFSPETIDALLKDAKAAGTPIDGVNGLLNQMTKAVLERALQAEMTDHLGYDAGDPSGRGSGNSRNGRSTKTVSTMNGPVDIEVPRDRNGSFEPAIVPKRSRRIGNIDDMILSLYSRGMTTRDIEAHLLEVYGVNASRELISNVTDVVVDEIKAWQSRPLDEVYPILYVDGIRIRVKDNGVVTTKVAYLAIGVDVDGRKHALGCWIQDTEAAKFWQKVVTDLRNRGVKDILIACCDGLTGLPDAIKVIFPDTVVQTCVVHVIRNASKFVSYNDRKKIATSMREIYCAPTVEGAELALAEFDKKWGQQYPGAIDVWHNAWNDLIPFLDYPPELRKIVYTTNAIESINFQLRKITKNRGHFPDKDAAMKLLYLGLRNISSQRGGTSGTGTHGWKVALNTLARLFPGRLPF, encoded by the coding sequence CTGGCGGAGACGTTCTCGCCGGAGACGATCGACGCGCTGCTGAAGGACGCCAAAGCGGCCGGAACGCCGATCGACGGCGTCAACGGCTTGCTGAATCAAATGACCAAAGCGGTCCTCGAGCGGGCGCTGCAGGCCGAGATGACCGACCATTTAGGCTATGACGCCGGCGACCCCTCCGGTCGCGGTTCCGGCAATTCCCGGAATGGGAGGTCGACCAAGACGGTGTCGACGATGAACGGTCCGGTCGATATCGAGGTTCCGCGTGACCGGAACGGGTCTTTTGAACCCGCGATCGTGCCGAAGCGATCTCGTCGGATCGGCAACATCGACGACATGATCCTGTCACTGTACTCCCGGGGCATGACCACCCGCGACATCGAAGCGCATTTGCTGGAAGTTTATGGCGTGAATGCCTCCCGGGAATTGATATCGAACGTGACCGATGTCGTGGTCGACGAGATCAAAGCGTGGCAATCACGTCCGCTCGACGAGGTGTATCCGATCCTGTATGTGGATGGAATCCGGATCCGCGTCAAAGACAACGGCGTGGTGACCACCAAAGTCGCCTACCTGGCCATCGGTGTCGACGTGGACGGCCGCAAGCACGCTCTCGGCTGCTGGATCCAGGACACCGAGGCCGCGAAGTTCTGGCAGAAGGTCGTCACCGACCTGCGCAACCGTGGCGTCAAAGACATCCTCATCGCCTGCTGCGACGGCCTGACCGGTCTTCCCGACGCGATCAAAGTGATCTTTCCTGACACGGTCGTGCAGACCTGCGTGGTCCACGTCATCCGCAACGCCTCGAAATTCGTGTCCTACAACGACCGCAAAAAGATCGCCACATCGATGCGCGAGATCTACTGCGCCCCCACCGTCGAAGGCGCCGAACTCGCCCTGGCCGAATTCGACAAGAAATGGGGGCAACAATATCCAGGAGCCATCGACGTGTGGCATAACGCCTGGAATGACCTCATCCCGTTCCTTGACTACCCGCCGGAACTCCGCAAAATCGTCTACACCACCAATGCTATCGAATCCATCAACTTCCAACTCCGCAAAATCACCAAGAACCGCGGACACTTCCCCGACAAAGACGCAGCCATGAAACTTCTCTACCTCGGACTCCGCAACATCTCCAGTCAACGCGGCGGAACATCCGGAACGGGAACACACGGCTGGAAAGTCGCACTCAACACCCTAGCCCGCCTCTTCCCAGGAAGGCTCCCTTTCTGA
- a CDS encoding IS4 family transposase: MSSGVTASPDQVSLGVLVAAVDRDVIDTAIAACGVGAKRSDGKLPPRVVAVLTMAMSLFPDDDYEEVATKVTGSLSRFGCWDASWTVPTASGITQARKRLGPVVMEQVFEGVAQAVATSDTRGAWLRRWRLLAIDGFEVDLPDTAGNVEEFGYAGSGKHRSAFPKARVVALAECGTHAFLAARVGAYATGEQTLAQELYPRLLADELLTADRNFYSWDAWDSASRTGAALLWRAPANLALPVVRVLSDGSYLTVLINPKVRGAGRRRQILDAAMAGDQIHPEEAHLVRVVEYDIPDRVGNGTGELIVLLTNITDSDDAAAEELACHDFCVSQR, encoded by the coding sequence ATGAGTTCAGGTGTGACGGCCAGCCCGGATCAGGTGTCGCTGGGTGTGCTGGTGGCGGCGGTGGATCGGGATGTGATCGACACCGCGATCGCCGCGTGCGGGGTGGGGGCGAAGCGGTCGGATGGGAAGCTGCCGCCGCGTGTGGTGGCGGTGCTGACGATGGCGATGAGCTTGTTCCCCGACGATGATTATGAAGAGGTCGCGACGAAGGTGACCGGGTCGTTGTCGCGGTTCGGGTGCTGGGACGCGTCCTGGACGGTGCCGACGGCCAGTGGGATCACTCAGGCTCGTAAACGGTTGGGGCCGGTGGTGATGGAGCAGGTGTTCGAGGGTGTCGCGCAGGCGGTGGCGACTTCGGACACGCGTGGCGCGTGGTTGCGGCGGTGGCGGTTGCTGGCGATCGACGGGTTCGAGGTCGACCTGCCCGACACCGCGGGCAATGTGGAGGAGTTCGGGTATGCCGGATCGGGCAAGCACCGCTCGGCCTTTCCGAAAGCGCGGGTGGTGGCGCTGGCCGAATGCGGCACGCACGCGTTCCTCGCCGCTCGCGTCGGCGCCTATGCGACGGGGGAGCAAACCTTGGCGCAGGAGCTCTATCCGCGCCTGCTTGCTGATGAGCTGCTGACCGCGGACCGGAATTTCTATAGCTGGGACGCGTGGGACAGCGCCTCACGCACGGGCGCGGCGTTGTTGTGGCGGGCACCGGCGAACCTGGCGTTGCCGGTGGTGCGGGTTCTGTCCGACGGGTCTTATCTCACGGTTCTGATCAACCCGAAGGTCCGCGGAGCGGGCCGTCGTCGTCAGATTCTCGACGCCGCGATGGCCGGGGACCAGATCCACCCCGAGGAGGCACACCTGGTCCGGGTCGTGGAATACGACATCCCCGACCGCGTGGGCAACGGCACCGGTGAGCTGATCGTGCTGCTCACGAACATCACCGACTCCGACGACGCGGCCGCCGAGGAACTCGCCTGTCACGATTTCTGTGTAAGTCAGAGGTGA
- a CDS encoding EfeM/EfeO family lipoprotein has protein sequence MSRFLRARWVIAVAVVVLAGVVVALKWPRSSESLAESEISVSRSSCAEGWNAKPGRQTLQVRNTGAVTAEVELIDPGTGMVYGEIEGLGAGTVRALPVELGNGDYAFRCLPEGDAPFVGPKAHVSGGAERRGPAVVPVTNADLLGPVKAYHEYVQNGLGTLTEQVAAVKTAVRGGNRAASQSAWLTAHLTYERLGAAYDAFGDADAAINETGFHGLEAGLWRGDDLAKLVPVTEQLETDVRGLREFFAGAQIDQNDLGLRAHEIMENSLQFELTGKTDGGSGTSLATVLANVDGTSAVLDVLRPLLTPRFPGLSTVDKWMNRTRTAVSAARRADGTWTPLAQLDPALRQRINGSVAELTEQLAPIAAIAEPRRVS, from the coding sequence GTGTCGCGCTTCCTTCGTGCCCGCTGGGTGATCGCGGTGGCGGTCGTCGTGCTCGCGGGTGTCGTGGTGGCCCTGAAGTGGCCTCGTAGCTCGGAATCCCTTGCAGAGTCCGAAATCTCCGTTTCGCGGTCTTCGTGTGCCGAGGGCTGGAACGCCAAGCCTGGCAGGCAAACGCTGCAAGTGCGGAACACGGGTGCGGTGACGGCCGAGGTCGAGTTGATCGACCCCGGCACCGGAATGGTGTACGGCGAAATCGAGGGGCTCGGCGCCGGGACGGTCCGGGCTTTGCCGGTCGAGCTGGGCAATGGCGATTACGCGTTCCGGTGTCTTCCCGAAGGTGACGCGCCTTTCGTGGGGCCGAAAGCGCACGTTTCGGGCGGAGCCGAGCGCCGCGGGCCTGCCGTCGTCCCGGTGACGAACGCCGATCTGCTCGGGCCGGTGAAGGCGTATCACGAGTATGTCCAAAACGGACTCGGCACGCTTACCGAACAGGTCGCCGCCGTGAAAACCGCCGTGCGGGGCGGAAATCGGGCGGCGAGCCAGTCGGCGTGGCTGACCGCGCACCTGACCTACGAGCGGCTCGGTGCCGCCTACGACGCGTTCGGCGACGCGGACGCGGCGATCAACGAGACCGGGTTCCACGGGCTCGAAGCCGGGTTGTGGCGCGGTGATGACCTGGCGAAGCTCGTGCCGGTCACCGAGCAGCTCGAAACCGATGTGCGTGGATTGCGTGAATTCTTCGCCGGTGCCCAAATCGATCAAAATGATCTCGGGTTGCGCGCGCATGAAATCATGGAGAACTCGCTGCAATTCGAGCTGACCGGCAAGACCGATGGCGGCAGCGGGACTAGCCTGGCGACCGTTCTGGCCAATGTGGACGGAACCAGTGCCGTGCTCGACGTGCTGCGGCCGTTGCTGACACCGCGATTCCCCGGTCTCTCCACTGTGGACAAATGGATGAATCGGACAAGGACGGCGGTCTCGGCCGCGAGACGCGCCGACGGCACCTGGACGCCGCTGGCACAGCTCGATCCGGCGCTGCGGCAGAGGATCAACGGCTCGGTCGCCGAGCTGACCGAGCAGCTCGCGCCGATCGCCGCGATCGCCGAACCGAGGAGGGTGTCGTGA